GTTTGACGAGCAGGGCGAAATCCGCGCCCGCTATGACAAACTGCACATGTTCGATGTGGATATCAACGATGCGCACGGCCACTACCGCGAGTCGGATACCTACCAGCACGGGCAGCACCTGACGGTGGTGGATACGCCGGTCGGGCGTTTGGGCATGACCATATGCTACGATTTGCGCTTCCCCGCGCTGTTCCAGGCGTTGCGGGCGCAGGGCGCCGAACTGATTTCGGTGCCGGCTGCCTTTACCCGAGTGACCGGTGAGGCACATTGGGAAATCCTGCTGCGCGCCCGGGCGATCGAAAACCAGTGCATGATCCTGGCGCCGGCGCAGGTGGGGCGCCACGGGCCGACTCGTCGCACCTGGGGCCACACGCTGGCTGTTGACGGCTGGGGCAAGGTGCTGGCCGAGAACGCGGACGCCGTGGCGGCGCTGAAGGTGCGCGTGGACGCCGCAAGCCTGAAAAATATTCGTGCGCAGATGCCGGTGCTGCAGCACAACCGATTCCAGACGTCGCTGACGGCGCCGTCTGACAAGCTATCCTCCAATCAAGAGTGAAACCATTATGAGCCTGACGTTTGTCAGTGAGCAGTTACTCGCTACCAACAAGCTGAGTCATCAAGACCTGTACAGGGTACTGGGTCAACTGGCAGAACGCCGTATCGACTACGCCGATCTCTATTTCCAGTCCAGCTATCACGAAGCCTGGGTGATCGAGGACGGCATCATCAAGGATGGCTCTTACAATATCGACCAGGGCGTCGGCGTGCGCGCCGTCAGCGGTGAGAAGACCGGCTTCGCCTATGCCGATCAGATCACCCTGAATGCGCTGCAGCAGAGCGCCCAGGCGGCGCGCAGCATCGTGCGCGAGCAGGGGGACGGGCGGGCGCATACCCTGGGCGAGATCGGTTACCGGGCGCTGTATCCGCTGCTCGATCCGCTGCAAAGCCTGCCGCGCGAAGAGAAAATTGCCTTGCTGCACCGCGTCGACAAGGTGGCGCGCGCCGCCGATGCGCGGGTGCAGGAAGTGAACGCCAGCATCACTGGCGTTTACGAGCAGGTGTTGGTGGCCGCCACCGACGGCACGCTGGCGGCGGACGTTCGCCCGCTGGTGCGCCTATCCGTCAGCGTGCTGGTGGAACAGGACGGCAAGCGTGAGCGCGGCTCCAGCGGCGGCGGCGGCCGTTTCGGTTACGACTATTTCCTGGAAACCGTCGACGGCGACGTGCGCGCCGATGCCTACGCCAAAGAAGCGGTGCGCATGGCGCTGGTCAATCTTGGCGCGGTGGCGGCGCCGGCCGGCAATATGCCGGTCGTGCTGGGCGCCGGCTGGCCGGGCGTGCTGCTGCATGAGGCGGTGGGCCACGGCCTGGAAGGCGACTTCAACCGACGCGGCACCTCGGTATTCAGCGGCCATATGGGTGAGCTGGTGGCTTCCGAACTGTGCACCGTAGTGGATGACGGCACCCTGCAAGGGCGCCGCGGCTCGCTGGCGATCGACGACGAAGGCGTGCCGGGTCAGTACAACGTGCTGATTGAAAACGGCGTATTGAGAGGCTACATGCAGGACAAGCTCAACGCGCGGCTGATGGGTGTCGCCCCGACCGGCAACGGCCGTCGCGAGTCCTACGCGCATCTGCCGATGCCGCGCATGACCAACACCTACATGCTGGCGGGCCAATCGACGCCGGAAGAGATCATCGCCAGCGTCGAGTACGGTCTGTACGCGCCGAACTTTGGCGGCGGTCAGGTGGACATCACCTCCGGCAAGTTCGTGTTCTCCACCACCGAAGCCTACCTGATCGAAAAGGGCCGCATCACCAAACCGGTGAAAGGGGCGACGCTGATCGGCTCCGGCATCGAGGCGATGCAGCAGATCTCGATGGTCGGCAACGATCTGGCGCTCGATAAAGGCGTGGGCGTGTGCGGCAAGGAAGGCCAGAGCGTGCCGGTAGGCGTTGGCCAACCGACGCTGAAACTGGATACGTTGACCGTCGGTGGCACGGCGTAATCTTTCTTCAAGGGGCCATGCGTTGGCCCCTCAACCATTCTCCATTTCGCGGCCTTTCTCGCATTCGTAACGCTAAGCGCGGCAGGACGCCGTAGCCTGCACGACATAATGGAATGAAATTGACGTGGCGAAAAAACAGAGCACGACAAGAATGACGCGCCTGGCATTATCCGCTCGGCGTTGGCTGCTGGTGCTGGGCGTTCTGTCCCTGACGGGCTGCGCCCGTTCCGATGCGCTGTGGGGCGTGGTCGATAAACTCTGCATGGCCAACTATCAGCAAAAACGCAATCCGGCCCCGTGCGAGCAGATTTATATGCCGCAGGGGAAAGCGCAGGGCTTTAGCGTGCTGCAGAACCCGCGTTACCCTTATCACTTTATCCTGGTGCCGACGGCGCCGCTCTCCGGCATTGAAAGCCCGCAGCTGCTGGTTGGAGAACGGACAGACTATTTTGGCTATGCCTGGCTGATGCGTTACCGGCTGGCCGCCGAGTATGGCGGGCCGGTGCCGGATGATATGTTGGGCATGGCGATCAACTCCGCTTACGGCCGCAGCCAAAACCAGTTGCACATTCACCTGACCTGTCTGCGCGAGGACGTGCGGCGCCAATTGCAGGCGGAACGCCCCTACATACAGGAGCAATGGCGGCCTTTGCCGGATAAGTTGTTGCGCCACACCTATTATGCTCGCCGCGTGATGCAGCCAGCCGTGATGGGCATCTACCCGATTAAGGATTTGGCGGATTATTTCCATCTGTCGCCGCCGCAGCTGGCGGAATATGGCGTGGTCGTCGTTCCGACGACGTTTGCCGGCCGGCAAGGGTTTATCTTGCTGGCCTCGAAACGCGGCTGGGACGTCGGCAATCGCGCGTCGGTAGAGTCGCTGCTGGATAAAGAGTGCGCGATTTTGCCACGTTGATTTTGCTACATAAATGACGCAGGTGAGAGCAACGAGGCATCGCTCTCACCTTGTTGTCCCTACCTAAACCGCGCATCCCGCGTAAACAGGAAAGCGGCTTCCCGCAGGCGAGCGTCGGCTTGTGCCTGATCCCCCTGATAGCGCAAGATCATGATCAGCGTGGCGTAGACGTTGGCGTCGATACGGCGCTGCAGATAGGCATTGGCCCACTGCCGATAGCCGGTCAACAGGGCATCATCACGCGTCTGGTTATAGACCAGCAGCGCGTGAGATTGCTCGTCGAAGGTTTTGCGTTCCCGGTAGATCCAGGCAGCCGGCGGCGGCATGTGCTCGATGCTGTCGATGTTGGCCAGCATAGTGCGTTCCGACTGGGTGAGCGCCATGCGCCCTTGCCAGGCGAAGACCGCCATCACCAGCACGCCGACCGCCGCCATCGCCACCGGCAGGCTCAGGGTTTTGGCGAACGGCAGCGGGCGGGGTTCGCCGGTTTGGCCATCCAGCAACGCCAGCAGCAACAGAAACGCCAGCCAGTGCGGCGCAGACAGATAGAAAGGGTATTCCAGCTGGGTGTGCACCAGCATTGGCAGCAGCACCAGGAACAGCCCGACGCGCGCACCGTTCGGCTGCTCGCGATCCCGTTGCCAGGCGCGTTTCAGCAGCAGCGCGCCGGCGATGAGGACGATCATGATACCCGCCAGCGCCGGCAGGCCACCCTCAACCCACCACAGCAGGATTTCATTGTGCGGATGCCCGGCGACTTCCAACACTTCTCGCCAGGGCATTTCCTGCAGGCGAAAGTGCGCGAAGCTGTATTCAAAACCGCCGTAACCCCAGCCCAACAGCGGCTTGGCCAGGATCATGGCGCCGACGTCATGCAGCATGGTCAGACGCGCGCTGTTGGACAGCCCCCGACCGATCAGGCCGGCGCGGCCATCCAGACCGAAACCGGTGAACACCACTGTGAGGCCGATCGCCATCCCCAACAGCAGCGCGCCGCCGGCCCAGCGGCTTGCGGCCGGGCGCCGGCGGGCAAAACGCCACAGCAGCAACGCCGCCGCCAAGGCGCCGCCAAGCCAGGCGGCGCGCGACTGGATCAGCACCAGCAGGGCGGAGAAAACGGCCAGCAGCGCGAGCAGCGGGATTTGCTGCCGCCACGTTGGCGCTGAGAGGGGAGCAAGCAGCAGCCAGAGCGCCAAGGCCAGCCCGGTGGCGATAAAGCTGCCCAGCACGTTCGGTTGCTGAAAGACGCCGTAGACCCGGCTGCCGTTAGGGGCTACCCAGGCCAGCGTGGGGGCGAACAGCTGCAGTGCCGCCAGCAACGCCTGAACGCCGATGGCGAACAGCAGACCGTACAGCAGCAGCTCGCGCTGTCGGGCGGTGAGGCGCAGCTGCAGGCAGGCGACATAGAACAGCCAGCCGCCGAGCAAACCGGCGCAGCGCCACAGGGCATCTTCGCGCCACTCGGGGCGGGTATACAGCAGCGGCAACGCCAGTACGGCGATGCCGAGCAGCAACCGCCGGGCGGTGGGGGTCAGCGAAAGACGGATGCGACCAAGGCAAACGGTGACGGTCACGATCAGCGCTGCGAGCGCCATGACGCCCCAGGCCAGAATGTTTTGCGGCAGCGCCAGGCCGTCGCCGCCCATGTTGGGGTAATAAACCGGCAGGAGCACCGCCATCCAGATCAGCAGCAGGGGCAGCACGGCGATGGTCGCTGCGTTAGCGGGAGATTTATCGGCCATGGTTAACCTGCCATGGCCTGATAGCGTTTATGAAATGCATGTTTTAATTATTCCCTATCCTTTATCCTGATGTTGAAATGCGTGTAATGTTCAATTCGAAAATGTCTCACGGGAAATTTAAATCGTCTTCATGGTGAAGCGATAAATAATGTTTGCCCTGAGAATGCGCGAGGCTGTATGCCTAAAGAAAGGTTAAGCCGTAATTTTCACCCGCAAAAGGCATTTTTGTTGTTTGCAAAAACAGACGCGCTATTTTCTCAAATCTATTGTGATTCAGTCAATTTTTAATCGAATTTTATTTTTGTTTATTAAAATCAGTTGATTGAGTGTTATTTTTGCGTGTATGAATATCGTGGGGTATCTCGGCGATAGCCTATGTCGGCAGTCAATGTGAAGAATAAGATAGGTATCTTATTGTTTAATTTGTTTCGTCAGCGGCGGCGTGATGGCGAAGATTTATTCCATCGTTTCCCATTGCTGATTTTTAAATTAAAATTGATTTTCATCGTTGTATTTTTATTGAGATTATTCTTGTCTTCATCTGTTTTTTTGGTTTTTATAAAATGATTTATTGTTAGGATTGTTCTGCTGCATTGGAAATAAAAGAGGTTATGGCTTGAGCCTCCCCGTTGCCGCGGCAGAATACGGACTAACGCGCCTGCTAAAGCGCGTTCATCTTGTCTCCCGCCCGCTTACTCCACGTCGCCGATCCGCTCCAGCGCATCCACCACCAGATCCCAGAATTTATCCTGATCCAGTTTGACCGCTACCTGGGTGTGGCAATCCGGCGGCGGCGGCGCGCGGAAGTCCGCGACCGTCATGCCTAAGGTGAGGGTGCCGGTCAGCTCTATATTTACCGGCGCTTTGCGCACCGACATGACGCTCGGATCGATCACATAGGCCACCGCGCATGGATCGTGCACCGGCGGGGCGCTGAAGCCCTGCGCCTGTTGGTACATACGGCCAAAGAATGCCAGCAGTTCGCCGACGAAGGCGGCCGGCCGGGTGCCGAGGGCGGCGATGCGTTCGCAGACTGCCGGCGTGGCCAGCGCCTGGTGGGTAAGATCCAGCCCGACCATGGTGAGCGGCCATTTTTCGTTGAACACGATGTGCGCCGCCTCGGGATCGATTTTGATATTGAACTCCGCCACCGCGCTCCAGTTGCCCACATGATAGCCGCCGCCCATCAGCACCACTTCCTTGACCCGTTCGGCAATGCGCGGCTCTTTACGCACCGCCATGGCGATATTGGTCAGGCCGCCGGTCGGCACCAGCGTCACGCTGCCCGGCGGGTGGGCCATCACGGTCTCGATGATCAGGTCTACCGCGTGGCGTGAGTCCAACTGCAGGTGGGGTTCCGGCAGCACCGGGCCATCGAGGCCTGAGTCGCCGTGAATGTCGGGCGCCACTTCGATATTGCGCACCAGCGGACGCGGGCAGCCGGCGGCGAAGGGGACGCCGGTGATATTGGCGATACGGGCCACCGCCAGGGCGTTGCGCGTCACTTTGTCCAGCGTCTGGTTACCCACCACGGTGGTGACCGCCAGCAGGTCGATCTGCGGATTGCCCCAGGCCAGCAACAGAGCGATGGCGTCGTCATGCCCCGGGTCACAGTCCAGTATGATTTTTTTCATGGTTATTCCTGATGCAGGGAGAGGTTTCCGCAGCATAACGCAGCGCGACAGCGTGGGATAATGCCGATGGTGCTTTTGTTAACGGCATCAAAGCCTTGCCACTTTTACGATGTAATGAAACGTAAATCCTGCTCGCCGGGCTTTACCCTGGAGTTTACTCCAGGGTTTACAGTGAGGTTCAGCGTCAATGCACAGAGGAGAGGCGGGATGAACTTACTGAAACGGTTGTTGGGGCAAGGCGGTATTCACGGCGGTCATCAGCGCGCGGGCCACGGCGGCGGGCATCATGGCAACCGCTATAACCAGCATGGCGAGCCGGGGCCGCAGTGCCCGGAATGCCAGGCAGTGAATAAATCGGGCGCCCGTTATTGTCACCGCTGCGGTCAGCCGTTTGCCGCGCTAAGCGCCACCTGCGGCCAGTGCGCCGCGCCGTTGCCGCCGGGCAGCCGCTTTTGTCCGCAGTGCGGCGGCGGTGTGCCGTGAACCGGGGCGGTTGGACACTCGCGCTGCTGCTGGGCGCCATGGCGCTGTGGACGCTGCTGGCCTGGGGCGTAGCCGGGGTACTGGCCTGGCTCCCGGCGTTGGCGGAGGCAGCCGGGAATGCATCGTTGCCGGTGAACGGTGCGCTGAGCCTGGTGCCGCAGGCGGTGCTGGACGCCTGGCTGCCATGGCTGAAACAGCTGGGCAGCGGGCTGGCGAGCTATTTTCCTGTGCTGCTGACCTGGGCGGGCTACGCCGTCTGGCTGCTGTGGGGCTTCGGCATGGTGGCGCTGACGCTGCTGGCCGCGCTGGCGCGCCGTTATTTGAGCGCCGCTCAGCGATAGCCCTGATAGACCGCCGCTACGCGTTCGAAATAGTCGGTTAAATAGTTGATGCACACCTGCACCTTCAGCGGCAGTTTGTCTTTCTCGGTATAGAGCGCGTAGATCGGCCGCGGATCCGAATGGTAGCTTTTGAACAGGATCTCGATCTCGCCGCGTTTGATCTCTTCGATCACCCACATCAGCGGGGCGTAGGCGATGCCGGCGCCGTTTTTCAGCCAACGGATCATGGTGGAGGAGTCGTTGGTGACGAAGCGCCCCTGCGGGGAAATGCGTGTGGTGATGCCTTCCGGCGACATCAGTTCAAATTCGCTGTCGGGCCGCACGCTGTACTCCAGCCAGGAGAAGTTGACCATGTCGCTCGGCTTCTGCGGCGTACCGTGCTGGATCAGGTAGCTTTTGGCGGCGCACACCACCATCGGCATCTGCCCCAGGCGGCGGGAGAACAGGCTGGAGTCCTGCAGCGCCCCGGTGCGGATCACCAGATCCAGTCCGTCGGTGATCAGATCCGGCGCCGGAATGCCGGTTACCAGGTTGACCGTCAGGCCTGGGTACTCTTTCATCATCTCGGCGGTCATGTTCGCCAGCACGTTTTGCGCCATGGTGGATGAGCTGCCGATGCGCAGCGTGCCGGCGGGCGTATTGTTAAACGCGTACAGCTGCTCATGCACCTCGCTGACTTCCTGCAGCATGCGTCGGCAGCCCTGATAGTAGATTTTGCCGGCCTCGGTCAGGCCGATGCTGCGCGTGCTGCGGTTCAACAGCTTGACCTGCAGTTCATTTTCCAGTTTCGAGACGGTTTGACTGATCGATGAAACGCTCATGTCGAGTTGGCGTGCGGCCGCGGTAAACGACCCGAACTCAACCACTTTGGCGAATACCGACATCCGTTTTAATCTTTCCATTATTCACTCTGGCTTAAAAGTG
Above is a window of Serratia nematodiphila DZ0503SBS1 DNA encoding:
- the nit1 gene encoding deaminated glutathione amidase, with protein sequence MRNANVALLQLCSGDQVRDNLAQIEQQIKQLNAGVKLVMTPENALLFANSAAYRQQAEKQGDGPLQNAVRELARRYGVWLLVGSMPLISRENPELITTSSLLFDEQGEIRARYDKLHMFDVDINDAHGHYRESDTYQHGQHLTVVDTPVGRLGMTICYDLRFPALFQALRAQGAELISVPAAFTRVTGEAHWEILLRARAIENQCMILAPAQVGRHGPTRRTWGHTLAVDGWGKVLAENADAVAALKVRVDAASLKNIRAQMPVLQHNRFQTSLTAPSDKLSSNQE
- the tldD gene encoding metalloprotease TldD gives rise to the protein MSLTFVSEQLLATNKLSHQDLYRVLGQLAERRIDYADLYFQSSYHEAWVIEDGIIKDGSYNIDQGVGVRAVSGEKTGFAYADQITLNALQQSAQAARSIVREQGDGRAHTLGEIGYRALYPLLDPLQSLPREEKIALLHRVDKVARAADARVQEVNASITGVYEQVLVAATDGTLAADVRPLVRLSVSVLVEQDGKRERGSSGGGGRFGYDYFLETVDGDVRADAYAKEAVRMALVNLGAVAAPAGNMPVVLGAGWPGVLLHEAVGHGLEGDFNRRGTSVFSGHMGELVASELCTVVDDGTLQGRRGSLAIDDEGVPGQYNVLIENGVLRGYMQDKLNARLMGVAPTGNGRRESYAHLPMPRMTNTYMLAGQSTPEEIIASVEYGLYAPNFGGGQVDITSGKFVFSTTEAYLIEKGRITKPVKGATLIGSGIEAMQQISMVGNDLALDKGVGVCGKEGQSVPVGVGQPTLKLDTLTVGGTA
- a CDS encoding CDP-diacylglycerol diphosphatase, with translation MTRLALSARRWLLVLGVLSLTGCARSDALWGVVDKLCMANYQQKRNPAPCEQIYMPQGKAQGFSVLQNPRYPYHFILVPTAPLSGIESPQLLVGERTDYFGYAWLMRYRLAAEYGGPVPDDMLGMAINSAYGRSQNQLHIHLTCLREDVRRQLQAERPYIQEQWRPLPDKLLRHTYYARRVMQPAVMGIYPIKDLADYFHLSPPQLAEYGVVVVPTTFAGRQGFILLASKRGWDVGNRASVESLLDKECAILPR
- a CDS encoding PglL family O-oligosaccharyltransferase, which gives rise to MADKSPANAATIAVLPLLLIWMAVLLPVYYPNMGGDGLALPQNILAWGVMALAALIVTVTVCLGRIRLSLTPTARRLLLGIAVLALPLLYTRPEWREDALWRCAGLLGGWLFYVACLQLRLTARQRELLLYGLLFAIGVQALLAALQLFAPTLAWVAPNGSRVYGVFQQPNVLGSFIATGLALALWLLLAPLSAPTWRQQIPLLALLAVFSALLVLIQSRAAWLGGALAAALLLWRFARRRPAASRWAGGALLLGMAIGLTVVFTGFGLDGRAGLIGRGLSNSARLTMLHDVGAMILAKPLLGWGYGGFEYSFAHFRLQEMPWREVLEVAGHPHNEILLWWVEGGLPALAGIMIVLIAGALLLKRAWQRDREQPNGARVGLFLVLLPMLVHTQLEYPFYLSAPHWLAFLLLLALLDGQTGEPRPLPFAKTLSLPVAMAAVGVLVMAVFAWQGRMALTQSERTMLANIDSIEHMPPPAAWIYRERKTFDEQSHALLVYNQTRDDALLTGYRQWANAYLQRRIDANVYATLIMILRYQGDQAQADARLREAAFLFTRDARFR
- a CDS encoding nucleoside hydrolase — translated: MKKIILDCDPGHDDAIALLLAWGNPQIDLLAVTTVVGNQTLDKVTRNALAVARIANITGVPFAAGCPRPLVRNIEVAPDIHGDSGLDGPVLPEPHLQLDSRHAVDLIIETVMAHPPGSVTLVPTGGLTNIAMAVRKEPRIAERVKEVVLMGGGYHVGNWSAVAEFNIKIDPEAAHIVFNEKWPLTMVGLDLTHQALATPAVCERIAALGTRPAAFVGELLAFFGRMYQQAQGFSAPPVHDPCAVAYVIDPSVMSVRKAPVNIELTGTLTLGMTVADFRAPPPPDCHTQVAVKLDQDKFWDLVVDALERIGDVE
- a CDS encoding double zinc ribbon domain-containing protein, which translates into the protein MNLLKRLLGQGGIHGGHQRAGHGGGHHGNRYNQHGEPGPQCPECQAVNKSGARYCHRCGQPFAALSATCGQCAAPLPPGSRFCPQCGGGVP
- the aaeR gene encoding HTH-type transcriptional activator AaeR is translated as MERLKRMSVFAKVVEFGSFTAAARQLDMSVSSISQTVSKLENELQVKLLNRSTRSIGLTEAGKIYYQGCRRMLQEVSEVHEQLYAFNNTPAGTLRIGSSSTMAQNVLANMTAEMMKEYPGLTVNLVTGIPAPDLITDGLDLVIRTGALQDSSLFSRRLGQMPMVVCAAKSYLIQHGTPQKPSDMVNFSWLEYSVRPDSEFELMSPEGITTRISPQGRFVTNDSSTMIRWLKNGAGIAYAPLMWVIEEIKRGEIEILFKSYHSDPRPIYALYTEKDKLPLKVQVCINYLTDYFERVAAVYQGYR